A part of Perca fluviatilis chromosome 15, GENO_Pfluv_1.0, whole genome shotgun sequence genomic DNA contains:
- the LOC120574577 gene encoding hemicentin-1 isoform X6 → MLHLELRHHSWLLNQYLKVDRIVYPNITLHPVWEGEYGASPVRLLCTLRGFCPDGLSVEWKQDNQPLTIATITTKLQSVEDKTFSLSSEIEPNRTVWAYGSSFTCKSIHKNQEFIKKISICQIHGSAPPSIQVEIPSFKTVMTESTKSVNATCLVPTVLDAKVTWLMDGKPSTTASQVKNTTHIVSKVTVSLSEWKQLKSITCKAEHKCFPSTERTVSVAGPAVTTPLVEIRRSLKDLLKMDSAVLECDVTQLSSRDLYVTFQANSADISDKQYVDLPEGPGLHSISRSCSIPTHYWKKDTNFSCTVNQGFSGNFKSNSAGNVFVDPSMELLLAPSEESEQQRLLCSAWGFNPQIKWSTESQQRSSSTYELSMGADGRVAVTSHLHIPHTEWSTGKVFTCEVTDKSLKTNVKKEISLCSVYSSGPPFIHVESPSFKTVMMTESTESVKSTCLVRTVLDAKVTWLMDGKPTTTASQVKNTTHIVSEVTVSLSEWKQLKSITCKAEHKCFPSTERTVSVAGPAVTAPLVEIRRSLKDLLKMDSAVLECDVTQLSSRDLYVTFQANSADISDKQYVDLPEAPGLHSISRSFSIPTNYWKKETNFSCTVNQGFSGNFKSNSASNVFVDPSMELLLAPSEESEQQRLLCSAWGFNPQIKWSTESQQRSSSTYELSMGADGRVAVTSHLHIPHTEWSTGMVFTCEVTDKSLKTNVKKEISLCSVYSSGPPFIHVESPSFKTVMMTESTESVKSTCLVRTVLDAKVTWLMDGKPSTTASQVTNTTHIVSEVTVSLSEWKQLKSITCKAEHKCFPSTERTVSVAGPAVTTPLVEIRRSLKDLLKMDSAVLECDVTQLSSRDLYVTFQADSADISDKQYVDLPEAPGLHSISRSFSIPTNYWKKDTNFSCTVNQGFSGNFKSNSADNVFVDPSMELLLAPTEESEQQRLLCSAWGFNPQIKWSTESQQRSSSTYELSMGADGRVAVTSHLHIPHTEWSTGMVFTCEVTDKSLKTNVKKEISLCSVYSSGPPFIHVESPSFKTVMMTESTESVKSTCLVRTVLDAKVTWLMDGKPSTTASQVKNTTHIVSEVTVSLSEWKQLKSITCKAEHKCFPSTERTVSVAGPAVTAPLVEIRRSLKDLLKMDSAVLECDVTQLSSRDLYVTFQANSADISDKQYVDLPEAPGLHSISRSFSIPTNYWKKDTNFSCTVNQGFSGNFKSNSADNVFVDPSMELLLAPSEESEQQRLLCSAWGFNPQIKWSTESQQRSSSTYELSMGADGRVAVTSHLHIPHTEWSTGKVFTCEVTDKSLKTNVKKEISLCSVYSSGPPFIHVESPSFKTVMMTESTESVKSTCLVRTVLDAKVTWLMDGKPSTTASQVKNTTHIVSEVTVSLSEWKQLKSITCKAEHKCFPSTERTVSVAGPAVTAPLVEIRRSLKDLLKMDSAVLECDVTQLSSRDLYVTFQANSADISDKQYVDLPEGPGLHSISRSFSIPTNYWKKDTNFSCTVNQGFSGNFKSNSAGNVFVDPSMELLLAPSEESEQQRLLCSAWGFNPQIKWSTESQQRSSSTYDISMGADGRVAVTSHLHIPRTEWSTGKVFTCEVTDKSLKTNVKKEISLCSVTPASSQMLGIYVQGPPLQELQNKGPVTITCLLVGPSLNDFSVTWKVDGKSYSLNVHKEPPVSHSNGTETLRSSLDVLAEDWHAYKQVSCEAKHQCSNQSYEDHIIKSRVTQPSAILLQGSGELVCLVSTFSPESINITWLLDGKELWDYNTSEPHRGPNGKFSIQSHLRLSQVIWLRGAVLTCRVTHANTTLFLNKSKPDILEDFNFLDDTMHAEVNQDTDVESWYMAFTFLACFLISIIYGVLATMIKTK, encoded by the exons ATGTTACACTTAGAATTGAGACACCACAGTTGGTTACTTAACCAATATCTAAAAG TTGATCGGATCGTCTATCCAAACATCACATTACACCCTGTCTGGGAAGGTGAATATGGGGCCTCACCAGTCAGACTCCTCTGCACCCTAAGAGGCTTCTGCCCAGACGGACTGAGTGTGGAGTGGAAGCAGGACAACCAGCCTCTAACTATTGCCACAATCACAACAAAGCTGCAGAGTGTGGAGGACAAAACCTTCAGTCTAAGCAGTGAGATTGAGCCAAATAGGACTGTTTGGGCATATGGCTCAAGTTTTACATGCAAGTCCATTCACAAGAATCaggaatttataaaaaaaataagtatttgtCAAA TCCATGGAAGTGCCCCTCCTTCCATCCAAGTGGAGATCCCCAGCTTTAAGACAGTAATGACAGAATCCACTAAGTCTGTGAACGCAACATGTTTGGTTCCCACTGTTCTTGATGCCAAGGTGACCTGGCTGATGGATGGGAAACCGAGTACAACAGCGAGCCAGGTCAAAAACACAACTCATATAGTCAGTAAAGTGACAGTTTCTTTAAGTGAATGGAAACAACTCAAGTCTATAACATGTAAAGCTGAACATAAGTGCTTCCCATCTACTGAGAGGACTGTGAGTGTTGCAG GGCCTGCAGTTACAACCCCGTTGGTTGAGATTAGAAGATCCCTCAAAGATTTGTTGAAGATGGACAGCGCAGTGCTGGAGTGTGATGTCACACAACTCTCATCACGTGACCTGTACGTCACCTTTCAGGCCAACAGTGCTGACATCTCTGACAAACAGTATGTTGATCTTCCTGAAGGCCCAGGCCTCCATTCAATCAGCAGAAGCTGCTCTATCCCTACACATTACTGGAAGAAAGACACaaatttcagctgcacagtgAACCAAGGCTTCTCTGGCAACTTCAAGTCAAACTCAGCTGGCAATGTTTTTG TGGACCCATCAATGGAACTTCTTCTGGCCCCCAGTGAAGAATCAGAACAACAGAGGCTCTTATGCTCTGCATGGGGCTTCAACCCTCAAATTAAATGGTCTACTGAGTCTCAGCAAAGATCTTCATCAACTTATGAACTCAGCATGGGTGCAGATGGACGTGTGGCAGTAACCAGTCATCTTCATATCCCTCACACAGAGTGGAGCACAGGGAAGGTGTTCACTTGTGAAGTAACTGACAAGTCTCtgaaaacaaatgtgaaaaagGAGATCAGCCTCTGCTCAG TTTATTCAAGTGGCCCTCCTTTCATCCACGTGGAGAGTCCCAGCTTTAAGACAGTAATGATGACAGAATCCACGGAATCCGTGAAATCAACATGTTTGGTCCGCACTGTTCTTGATGCCAAGGTGACCTGGCTGATGGATGGGAAACCGACTACAACAGCGAGCCAGGTCAAAAACACAACTCATATAGTCAGTGAAGTGACGGTTTCTTTAAGTGAATGGAAACAACTCAAGTCTATAACATGTAAAGCTGAACATAAGTGCTTCCCATCCACTGAGAGGACTGTGAGTGTTGCAG GGCCTGCAGTTACAGCCCCATTGGTTGAGATTAGAAGATCCCTCAAAGATTTGTTGAAGATGGACAGCGCAGTGCTGGAGTgtgatgtcacacagctctCATCACGTGACCTGTACGTCACCTTTCAGGCCAACAGTGCTGACATCTCTGACAAACAGTATGTTGATCTTCCTGAAGCCCCAGGCCTCCATTCAATCAGCAGAAGCTTCTCTATCCCTACAAATTACTggaagaaagagacaaatttcagctgcacagtgAACCAAGGCTTCTCTGGCAACTTCAAGTCAAACTCTGCTAGCAATGTTTTTG TGGACCCATCAATGGAACTTCTTCTGGCCCCCAGTGAAGAATCAGAACAACAGAGGCTCTTATGCTCTGCATGGGGCTTCAACCCTCAAATTAAATGGTCTACTGAGTCTCAGCAAAGATCTTCATCAACTTATGAACTCAGCATGGGTGCAGATGGACGTGTGGCAGTAACCAGTCATCTTCATATCCCTCACACAGAGTGGAGCACAGGGATGGTGTTCACTTGTGAAGTAACTGACAAGTCTCtgaaaacaaatgtgaaaaagGAGATCAGCCTCTGCTCAG TTTATTCAAGTGGCCCTCCTTTCATCCACGTGGAGAGTCCCAGCTTTAAGACAGTAATGATGACAGAATCCACGGAATCCGTGAAATCAACATGTTTGGTCCGCACTGTTCTTGATGCCAAGGTGACCTGGCTGATGGATGGGAAACCGAGTACAACAGCGAGCCAGGTCACAAACACAACTCATATAGTCAGTGAAGTGACGGTTTCTTTAAGTGAATGGAAACAACTCAAGTCTATAACATGTAAAGCTGAACATAAGTGCTTCCCATCCACTGAGAGGACTGTGAGTGTTGCAG GGCCTGCAGTTACAACCCCGTTGGTTGAGATTAGAAGATCCCTCAAAGATTTGTTGAAGATGGACAGCGCAGTGCTGGAGTGTGATGTCACACAACTCTCATCACGTGACCTGTACGTCACCTTTCAGGCCGACAGTGCTGACATCTCTGACAAACAGTATGTTGATCTTCCTGAAGCCCCAGGCCTCCATTCAATCAGTAGAAGCTTCTCTATCCCTACAAATTACTGGAAGAAAGACACaaatttcagctgcacagtgAACCAAGGCTTCTCTGGCAACTTCAAGTCAAACTCTGCTGACAATGTTTTTG TGGACCCATCAATGGAACTTCTTCTGGCCCCCACTGAAGAATCAGAACAACAGAGGCTCTTATGCTCTGCATGGGGCTTCAACCCTCAAATTAAATGGTCTACTGAGTCTCAGCAAAGATCTTCATCAACTTATGAACTCAGCATGGGTGCAGATGGACGTGTGGCAGTAACCAGTCATCTTCATATCCCTCACACAGAGTGGAGCACAGGGATGGTGTTCACTTGTGAAGTAACTGACAAGTCTCtgaaaacaaatgtgaaaaagGAGATCAGCCTCTGCTCAG TTTATTCAAGTGGCCCTCCTTTCATCCACGTGGAGAGTCCCAGCTTTAAGACAGTAATGATGACAGAATCCACGGAATCCGTGAAATCAACATGTTTGGTCCGCACTGTTCTTGATGCCAAGGTGACCTGGCTGATGGATGGGAAACCGAGTACAACAGCGAGCCAGGTCAAAAACACAACTCATATAGTCAGTGAAGTGACGGTTTCTTTAAGTGAATGGAAACAACTCAAGTCTATAACATGTAAAGCTGAACATAAGTGCTTCCCATCCACTGAGAGGACTGTGAGTGTTGCAG GGCCTGCAGTTACAGCCCCGTTGGTTGAGATTAGAAGATCCCTCAAAGATTTGCTGAAGATGGACAGCGCAGTGCTGGAGTgtgatgtcacacagctctCATCACGTGACCTGTACGTCACCTTTCAGGCCAACAGTGCTGACATCTCTGACAAACAGTATGTTGATCTTCCTGAAGCCCCAGGCCTCCATTCAATCAGCAGAAGCTTCTCTATCCCTACAAATTACTGGAAGAAAGACACaaatttcagctgcacagtgAACCAAGGCTTCTCTGGCAACTTCAAGTCAAACTCTGCTGACAATGTTTTTG TGGACCCATCAATGGAACTTCTTCTGGCCCCCAGTGAAGAATCAGAACAACAGAGGCTCTTATGCTCTGCATGGGGCTTCAACCCTCAAATTAAATGGTCTACTGAGTCTCAGCAAAGATCTTCATCAACTTATGAACTCAGCATGGGTGCAGATGGACGTGTGGCAGTAACCAGTCATCTTCATATCCCTCACACAGAGTGGAGCACAGGGAAGGTGTTCACTTGTGAAGTAACTGACAAGTCTCtgaaaacaaatgtgaaaaagGAGATCAGCCTCTGCTCAG TTTATTCAAGTGGCCCTCCTTTCATCCACGTGGAGAGTCCCAGCTTTAAGACAGTAATGATGACAGAATCCACGGAATCCGTGAAATCAACATGTTTGGTCCGCACTGTTCTTGATGCCAAGGTGACCTGGCTGATGGATGGGAAACCGAGTACAACAGCGAGCCAGGTCAAAAACACAACTCATATAGTCAGTGAAGTGACGGTTTCTTTAAGTGAATGGAAACAACTCAAGTCTATAACATGTAAAGCTGAACATAAGTGCTTCCCATCCACTGAGAGGACTGTGAGTGTTGCAG GGCCTGCAGTTACAGCCCCGTTGGTTGAGATTAGAAGATCCCTCAAAGATTTGTTGAAGATGGACAGCGCAGTGCTGGAGTgtgatgtcacacagctctCATCACGTGACCTGTACGTCACCTTTCAGGCCAACAGTGCTGACATCTCTGACAAACAGTATGTTGATCTTCCTGAAGGCCCAGGCCTCCATTCAATCAGCAGAAGCTTCTCTATCCCTACAAATTACTGGAAGAAAGACACaaatttcagctgcacagtgAACCAAGGCTTCTCCGGCAACTTCAAGTCAAACTCTGCTGGCAATGTTTTTG TGGACCCATCAATGGAACTTCTTCTGGCCCCCAGTGAAGAATCAGAACAACAGAGGCTCTTATGCTCTGCATGGGGCTTCAACCCTCAAATTAAATGGTCTACTGAGTCTCAGCAAAGATCTTCATCAACTTATGACATCAGCATGGGTGCAGATGGACGTGTGGCAGTAACCAGTCATCTTCATATCCCTCGCACAGAGTGGAGCACAGGGAAGGTGTTCACTTGTGAAGTAACTGACAAGTCTCtgaaaacaaatgtgaaaaagGAGATCAGCCTCTGCTCAg TAACTCCGGCATCATCTCAGATGCTTGGCATATATGTTCAGGGACCACCACTCCAGGAGCTTCAGAACAAGGGTCCGGTGACTATTACCTGTCTTCTAGTCGGCCCTTCTCTTAATGATTTCTCTGTCACCTGGAAAGTAGATGGGAAAAGTTATTCCCTCAATGTCCATAAGGAGCCACCAGTGAGTCACAGCAATGGGACGGAGACTTTGCGGAGCTCCCTCGATGTGTTAGCGGAGGATTGGCATGCATATAAACAAGTGTCTTGCGAGGCAAAGCATCAATGTTCCAACCAGAGCTACGAGGATCATATAATCAAAAGCAGAG TCACCCAACCTTCAGCCATCTTGCTCCAGGGCTCTGGTGAACTTGTGTGCCTGGTCTCCACGTTCAGCCCTGAATCCATTAACATCACTTGGTTACTCGATGGCAAGGAACTGTGGGACTACAACACCAGTGAACCCCACAGAGGCCCAAACGGAAAGTTCAGCATCCAAAGCCACCTTCGTCTGTCCCAAGTCATCTGGTTACGTGGGGCAGTCCTCACCTGCAGGGTGACACATGCAAACACCACCCTATTCCTGAATAAATCGAAACCAG ACATCTTGGAGGACTTTAATTTCTTAGATGACACCATGCATGCTGAAGTAAACCAAGACACAGATGTGGAAAGCTGGTATATGGCTTTCACTTTTCTCGCTTGTTTCCTCATCTCCATTATCTATGGTGTCTTGGCTACCATGATTAAG ACTAAGTGA